A window of [Clostridium] innocuum genomic DNA:
GGAAATTCCATATATGTCATTGATCCGCACAGCTATCAGCTGATTTACTTTAACCAGAGTCTTATGGAAATCTTTCCGAAATTGAAGACAGGTGAAATTTGTCATAAGGTCTTCAGAGAGGAAGATACACCGTGTAAGGATTGCCCGATACGTCAGCTTTCAAAGACAGTTCCCTCTGCCTCCACAGACATACATAATGCGAAGCTGAATGCGGATATTCAAACGACAGCAGCCTATGTGGAATGGTATGATCATCAGAAATATGTTCTATTATCAGGTGTCGATGTTACAAGGTATAAGAAATGACAGTTATGAAAGAGTTTATTCGTTAGAAGAAGTTGTTTCCGAATATGAGTAAACTTAAAACAGGGAGACTTCAATACGATTGTATGTAGCAATAGAAGTTGAATTCTCCCTTTTTCAAACCCTAAAGTAAGAAAGAGTCGTAGAAGAATAGACTCTTTTTCTATAAATAAACCAGGAGCTTTGACATTTAGGAAATTCTGATACATAAAGTATCCGCTATAAAGATATTGCATTTCATGAAAATATTGGAAGGATGTTATATTAACGGATGAAACATGTATTGAATCCTGCATTATTGTATAAGCTTTCTATTTGCTGCTACTGTTTTACAACAGCCTGTGCAGACAATATGATAAAATAATCCCCTTGTAATCTGGTAATAGGCTTCACCTTATTTTCCGCTCTTTTGATCCTGGGATGTGCAGAATGGAACGATATTTTGCAATCGCCCTTCTGGACACATACAAATCGATTTCTTCCAGCAGCTCCACCAGATCCTGATCACGATAAGGATTTTCTTTATCCTCCTGCTCCACAAACTTCTGAATTGCCTTAAGAATGGAATCCTTGCTGCTTCCATCCCTAGTTGCAGAAACAAAAAGATCCTTTACTGCATAAATTTCATTTTGAAAAAGATAATACTTATTTGACAATGTTCTGGATACGGTGGATTCATGAAATCCTGTCTTATTGGCGATATCCAGCAGTGTGCACGGCTGCAGTTCATCCATATAGAGAAAATGGTTTCTCTGTATATGAATCAGTGCATTTACCATGATTAAGAGTGTTTTATTACGTTTACTTAAATGATCAATAAAATAATAAGCCTCATCAAAATACGCACGGAGCTCTTTATCGTTCTTTACAGCCTGTAATTCATCCTGAATCTGAAAGTGTCCCAATTGCTTTGGTATTATTTCTATTTCATCGCCCAGTGTCTGAATTTCAAAATCAGGCAGAAGGATTGCATTGTTTTCTCCAGCATAGGAGCTGCAGGGATACGGCTGGCAGCCTTGTATTTCCAGCAGACTCTGTGTTACAGCTTCCATTGACAGCCCACAGTCCTTTGCTATCGCTTTATAGTCCTTACGGATAAGCTCTTCTGCATACTGAGTGAATATTTTCTCAGCAGTATATTTCTTGTTTCTTAACAACTGCAGACGGATGCTGTCTATACTATCCCTTGCGGCAACACCGGCAGGTTCAAACATTTGCAGAATTTGGATATTTTTTTGAATACAAATAGGTGCTTTTCCAAGTATTTCTGCATATTCTGCAGCTGAACTGTTAAGAAATCCATGCTCATCCAGTGATTCAATCAAAAAATTACAAATATCCTCATCAGCATCCTGTTTTGTTGTGTGCAGCTGCAGATACAAATCCTCTTTCAATGTTTTTCCTGCAGCAGAAGGTGCATATCAGTCGATGGTGTATATTCAATTACAGGGTTATTCTCCGTTAATGTTTTTATATAGTCC
This region includes:
- a CDS encoding RNA polymerase subunit sigma-54, producing the protein MKEDLYLQLHTTKQDADEDICNFLIESLDEHGFLNSSAAEYAEILGKAPICIQKNIQILQMFEPAGVAARDSIDSIRLQLLRNKKYTAEKIFTQYAEELIRKDYKAIAKDCGLSMEAVTQSLLEIQGCQPYPCSSYAGENNAILLPDFEIQTLGDEIEIIPKQLGHFQIQDELQAVKNDKELRAYFDEAYYFIDHLSKRNKTLLIMVNALIHIQRNHFLYMDELQPCTLLDIANKTGFHESTVSRTLSNKYYLFQNEIYAVKDLFVSATRDGSSKDSILKAIQKFVEQEDKENPYRDQDLVELLEEIDLYVSRRAIAKYRSILHIPGSKERKIR